Proteins encoded together in one Acipenser ruthenus chromosome 22, fAciRut3.2 maternal haplotype, whole genome shotgun sequence window:
- the LOC117964568 gene encoding protein diaphanous homolog 1-like, with product MVQNLVKQLPEAEQLSVLSEMKGEYNDLAEPEQFGVVISTVPKLHVRLNAILFKLQFEEQINNIKPDIVSVIAACEELSQSENFSKLLELILLVGNFMNAGSRNARAFGFSISYLCKLRDTKSADQKMTLLHFLAEICQEQHPEVLHFIDELTHVDKASRVSAETLQKNVDQMLKQISNLEKDVQAFPPTTNEKDKFVEKMESFVKTAREQYEKLALMYNNMEKQYEDLGAYFVFNPKKISVEEFFGDLSNFKSMFQQAVKENQKRKEAEEKIRKAKLAREKAEREKEEKQKRNQLIDINAEGDETGIMDGLMEALQSGAAFRRKRGPRQAANRKAGNAVTSLLAKELMQEDAISAAPLKKKKEEKIKEKTMAEPEQEALEDILEAAPARSS from the exons ATGGTGCAG AACCTGGTTAAGCAGCTTCCAGAAGCAGAACAATTGAGTGTGTTGTCAGAAATGAAAGGGGAATATAATGATCTGGCTGAGCCTGAACAGTTTGGTGTTGTG ATCAGCACTGTGCCAAAGCTTCATGTTCGTCTGAACGCCATCCTGTTCAAGCTGCAGTTTGAAGAGCAGATCAACAACATCAAGCCAGACATTGTGTCTGTGATTGCCGCCTGCGAGGAGCTGAGCCAGAGTGAGAACTTCTCCAAGTTACTGGAGCTCATCCTGCTGGTCGGGAACTTCATGAACGCGGGTTCAAGGAACGCCCGCGCCTTTGGCTTCAGCATCAGCTACCtctgcaaa CTTCGAGACACCAAGTCTGCTGATCAGAAGATGACTCTCCTGCACTTCCTAGCTGAGATCTGTCAGGAGCAGCACCCAGAAGTGTTGCACTTCATAGATGAACTGACCCATGTGGACAAAGCAAGCCGAG TTTCTGCTGAAACGCTACAGAAGAACGTAGACCAGATGTTAAAGCAGATTTCCAACTTGGAGAAAGATGTACAGGCATTCCCTCCAACCACCAACGAGAAAGACAAGTTTGTGGAGAAGATGGAAa GTTTTGTCAAGACTGCCCGAGAGCAGTATGAGAAGCTGGCCCTCATGTACAACAACATGGAGAAGCAATATGAGGACCTGGGGGCCTACTTTGTCTTTAACCCCAAAAAGATATCTGTGGAGGAGTTCTTCGGGGACCTCAGCAACTTCAAAAGCATGTTCCAG CAAGCGGTGAAGGAGAACCAGAAAAGGAAGGAGGCAGAGGAGAAAATCCGCAAGGCAAAACTGGCGAGGGAGAAAGCAGAGAGGGAGAAAGAAGAGAAACAGAAGAGGAACCAACTCATCGACATTAATGCAG AGGGTGATGAAACTGGAATTATGGATGGCCTGATGGAAGCCTTGCAGTCAGGTGCCGCCTTTAGGAGAAAGAGGGGCCCTAGGCAGGCGG CCAACAGAAAAGCTGGCAATGCTGTGACATCCCTCCTGGCCAAAGAGCTGATGCAGGAGGACGCGATATCTGCTGCACCGCTgaaaaagaagaaagaagaaaagatTAAAGAGAAAACAATGGCTGAACCAGAACAGGAAGCACTCGAAGATATTTTAGAGGCTGCGCCTGCCAGATCAAGTTAA